The following proteins are encoded in a genomic region of Alistipes shahii WAL 8301:
- a CDS encoding DUF6908 domain-containing protein: MKTLDRKAAEILRGLLALQTTKIDNTDGVYMPVHIEIIDRTENYTHISLAHYGQQNGDAMRDPEMIIALHKESQQFIPYYYRNDYMGMEQYSVRWTNEGILLNRRLQADHTTFANQWLRNIATQQHLL; encoded by the coding sequence ATGAAAACATTGGACAGAAAGGCAGCAGAAATCTTACGAGGATTATTGGCCCTACAAACCACAAAAATTGACAACACAGACGGAGTGTATATGCCTGTTCATATCGAAATCATCGACAGAACCGAGAACTACACCCACATTTCGCTGGCTCATTACGGCCAACAGAATGGAGATGCCATGCGTGACCCTGAAATGATTATCGCCCTGCACAAAGAATCACAGCAGTTCATTCCTTACTACTACCGCAACGATTATATGGGTATGGAGCAGTACAGCGTTAGATGGACAAACGAGGGCATTTTGCTGAACCGTCGTTTACAGGCAGACCACACGACATTCGCTAATCAATGGCTCCGTAATATCGCTACACAACAGCACCTATTATGA